The Clostridium cylindrosporum DSM 605 genome includes the window TGTCACGGTTTTAAGAGAACTTAATCAAAATACTTATCCCCATAGTTATATGTATGTTAATCGACTTTCAGATTACTTTTTCGCTCTTGGTAGATATATTAATTCTATAGACGGCTTCCTTGAAGAGCCACTAACTATATAAAAAGCTATATAGGGTCTTCCCTATATAGCTTTTTATTAATCTTCAAAACAGCTTTTACCTATAAATTCTTTAATAATAGAGTTTTGAGGAATAAATTTTTCCTCTGCCTCTTTAAAACATAATATTATATCCAAAAGTCTTCTAGCCTCTATATATGAAGGACTTTCCTTAGACACAGATTCTAAAAGTGGTTCAACATACTTTCTAAGTATACTCATTTCATACATAACTGTTGAGTTAAACATAGCATCTGCTTCTTCTTGATATGGAAATACGCTTTCAGTTTCTACCTTATCAACATTTGACCAAATACTTAGAACTTCCTCTGGGTTTACGCCCTTCACTTTATTATCCTTAATCAGTCTTCTACATCTTCTAACATCTTTAGGTTCTATAATATTATGATTATCAATGTTTAACTGTGTAAGAGCACTTACGTATATCTTAAATTTATTTTCTCTTTGAACTGACTCAACTAATACTTTATTGAGAGCATGCATACCCTCAACAATAAGTATTGTATTATCCTTCATTTTATATTTTCTATCTTCTTCAACTCTTGATCCTTTTATAAAATCAAATCTTGGGATATTCACCTCTTCCCCATCTAGAAGCGATTTTATATGCTCATTAAGTAGTTCTATATCATAGGCTTCTATAGCTTCAAAATTATATTTTCCTTCCTCATCTACCGGAATATATCTTCTATCTATAGAATAATCCTCCAGTGATATAATATATGGTTTTAATCCTAAAAGTCTTAACTGAATAGAAAGTCTTTTAGAAAATGTAGTTTTCCCAGAAGATGAAGGTCCAGCTACCATAACAAGTTTTATTTTTTCCTTACAACTGAATATTTTATCTGCAATTAAACCTATCTTTTTTTCATGTAATGATTCTGAAACCAAAATTATATCATTTATGCCTTTAGAAATAACTTTGTCATTTAAATCTCCTATATTAGAGACACCAACAATGTCTGATACTCTTTGAGTTTCTTCAAATATTTTTACAAGATTTGGTGAGTCTTTAAATTCTGGTAGTGTAAAGTTACTACCTTTTCTTGGACTCATTAGAATGAATCCTTCTCCATTTTTAAATAAGTCATATATCTTTAGGTATCCTGTTGAAATAAGCATTACACCATAAAAATAATCATAAAACTCTCCACATTTATAAAGACTTATATATGGTAAATCTATATACTTTAACCCTTGTAGCTTATCTTCCATACCATTATCTTCGAATATTTTTACAGCTTCAGACTTTTTAAACTTTATTTTCTCAATTTCCAAATCACTTTCAATGATTTCATTCATTTTTTCCTTTATTGACTTAACTTTTTCTTCTGAAATACCCTCTATATTTTCTATTTCTCCATATAAACCTCTGCTAAATGAGTTTTTAAGTATAACCTTTGCATCAGGATATAAGTTTTTAACTGCTTTTACAAAAACAAAAATAAGGGTTCTTAAATATGCTGATGCACCTAAATCATCTTTCATTCTAAGAGGCTTGATATTTACATCATAGTGAATCTTTTTAGAAAGATCTTCTACTTCTTCTCCATCAAGTATTGCTATAAAAGGTTCATCTATATCCTTTTTACAACCTAATATTTCAAAAATACTTGCACCTTCTTCAAATTCCCTTATATCTCCTCCTGGTAAACAGGCTTTTTTAAATTCCATGTAACTCCCACCTTTTATCCGTTTAATTTTTAAAACATAAAATGTATTAAAGCTCGTATTTTCTAATGTTCAAAGCAACCTCCACCTATAAACTCCTTTATTATCGAATTAGGAGGTATATTAGCTTCAGGTGCTACTTTAAAGTATGAGATAACATCTAGTAGTCTTTTAGCTTCTATATAAGCTGGATTTTCTTTAGGTATAGCCTCTAAAAGTGGCTGAACATATTTTCTAAGAATGCTCATTTCATATATAACCGTTGAGTTAAACATAGCATCTGCTTCTTCTTGATATGGGAATATATTTTTTTCTTCCCCTCTTCTAACTGATGACCATCCTAAAATTGTAGTTTCAGCATTTCTACCTCTTGTTTCATGGTCTCTTACTATTCTTCTTAGTAGTCTTACATCTGTTGTAGGCATTCTGTTATGATCATCAATATTTAATTGAGTAAGGGCACTTATATATATTTTAAATTTATTATCTCTAGGAACAGATTCTGTTAACACTTCATTTAGCCCATGTATTCCCTCAATTACTATTATTGTATCTTCTTTAAGTCTAAATCTTTTCCCACTATCTATTCTATTCCCTGTTAAAAAATCGAACTTCGGAAGGCTAATTTCTCCTCCATCTAAAAGTATTGATAAGTGTTCATTAAATAACTTAACATCCAATGCACCTATACTTTCAAAGTCATATTGTCCATCTTCATCTCTTGGAGTATGTTCTCTATCAACAAAGTAGTCATCTAAAGAAATAGTATATGGGTCAAATCCTAATAATCTTAACTGTATAGAAAGCCTCTTAGAAAATGTTGTTTTACCAGATGATGATGGTCCTGCAATTGCGACTAATTTTATTTTATCCTTATTTTCACATATTTTATCTGCGATACTTCCAATTTTCTTTTCATGAAGTGCCTCAGAAACTAATATTAGATCCTTAATTTCTCCTGAATCAACTTTATCATTTAATGCACCTACATCTGCTACATCAAGAATATTAGCAATTGCTTGTGTTTCATCAAAAACCTTTGCAAGCTTTGGAACATCCACAAACTTTGGAAGTTTATAGTCTGTCTTCTGTTTTGGACTCATTAATATAAATCCTTTACCATATTTAAATAGGTCGTATAAGGTTAAGTATCCTGTGGAAGATAACATTGTTCCATAGAAATAATCATAGAAGCTGCCACACTTGTAAAGACTTATATAAGATAAATCTAAATGACTAAGTAGTCTTAATTTATCCTTCATTCCATATTCTTTAAATATTTTTTCAGCTTCACCTTTTTTTACTCTTATTTTTTCTATCTCTATATCACGATTAATTATCTCAAACATCTTACTTTTTATTTCTTCTATTTTCTCATCTGTAATTTCACCTATATTTTCTATTTCTCCATAAAGTCCCTTGTTCAATGAGTGTTTTAGAATAACTCTTGATTTTGGGTATATATTTTTCACAGCTTTTATAAGTACAAATGTTAATGTCCTAAGATAAGCTTTAGCCCCAAGACTTCTTTCCATACCTATAGGCTTTATATTTGCATCACAATGCATTCTTTTAGAAAGGTCAACTACCTCTTCACCATCTACTATTGCTATTAAGGGCTCTTTTATGTCTTTTTCACATTTTAATATATCAATAATACTATCTCCCGCTTCAAATTCTATTACTTCTCCACCGGAAATATATGCTTTCTTCAAATCCATGAAATTTCCTCCTTATTTAAGCCACGTAATTTAAAAATTTCCTTACACATTATAATATGACAGAAATTCTATATATGTACATATTTATATTCTATAATTATTCTATATATAACAAAAAACTCCTACTTACATAGGAGTCCCAACCTTTATTTCATAAGCTTTATGTCCTGTTCTATTAACTTAGATAAATACATAATTCCACCTTCCTTAGTACAGTTTAAAGCTTCCCTTAAAATATCTTTACATATTATGTTATCATCACAACAATAAATTGCATTAGCATACTCTCTTAAAGCCTCGTTATATTTGCCTTCCTTCTTAAGTCTTTCTGCAAGTTCTAACCTAAGAATTAGACTATATGGGTCTCTCCCCATAACTAATGCGTTTTCAATAAAATTGTCAAAGGATATATCCCTCTCACTTAAATAAAATGCTAGATTTCTATGAACATCTTGAGGAATATCCATGTAATCTTCCTCCCAATAACTATACCCAGTTAAAATTAAAGATGTTTTTATTCCTTTAAGAATTTCAGTCTTTCCCTCATTTATTCCTTTTCCTAAATAATGTTTTCCTAGGATATAATATGGAGCTGTATAGAAACTACAAATATTCTTTGCCCTAGTTAAATACTCTTTAGCCTCTTCCATATTAGAATTTATAAGATGCTTCCCAAGATAACACAAGCTTTGAAGTGCTTTGGGGTCAAATTCAATCATTAGCCTATGGTAATCTATTTGATTTTTAATGGTTTTTACTTTTTCCATATCGAAGTTATATTCACTGCATAGTATATTGCATCTTTCGATACTTTCTTTACTTAGTCTAACACTTTCTTCAAATCCTAATTCATCACTTGAAACGATAGTAGAAAAATAATCATCTAAAATACACCTATATATAAATGCTTTAAAAGTTTTACAAAGTATAATGAAGTTTTTAGTCTCATGTAACCATATGCCTACAAAATAATCATCTTTATTTTCCCCATATCTATAAAAACAATAATAATCTCCGTTTCCAATACTTCCAAAGGGAAAAAGATGAAAGTCCATTTTACCATAAACCCTTACAAGATTATTGATTATATTATCAACATAATCAAAGTTACAACTTCCAAAGTGGCAGTCTCCTCCAAACTTAGCCATAAACTTCTTAAAATCATCTGGCAGAAAATATCCATACTTCATTTCAAACTTTTCGAATCTAAATCTATTCATAAAGTTTAGCCCTTTCTTTCTTAATTTAAATTGTAATTTATTATAATGCCTTCATATAAAAGTCTAACTCTTACGACTAAATACCTGTAGTATAAGTTTATATTTTGTTATTTATAATATATTCATAAAATTTCATAAAATAATCTAAATTATATTTAAATAATTTTCTATCTAATAGCCACAATAATATAGAGGTGATTTTATGGTTATATTTTTTAGGGCTGTTATTTTATATGTATTCGTAATTATATCAATGCGTATAATGGGTAAACGTCAAATAGGTGAACTTCAACCCTATGAATTAGTAACTGCAATAATGCTCTCAGAACTTGCAGCACTTCCAATGCAGGATATAGGAATACCTTTAATTCATGGGATTATACCTATTATAACACTTATTATTTTAGAGGTTTTATGTTCATACCTTACTTTAAAATTTCAACCACTAAGAAAAGTTATGTGCGGAGTTCCAAGTATAATTATTAAAGAGGGTAAAATTATTGAGAGTGAACTTAGAAAACAAAGATTTAATCTTGATGATCTTATGGAAGAACTACGTTTAATGGGTTACATAGATCTTGCAGACATAGAATATGCTATTATGGAAACTAGCGGTAAACTTAGCATTGTTCCTGTTTATTCTAAAACTCCAGTTACTAAAGAAGACCTTAAACTTGTAGGAGATGATCCAACTCTTCCAATAAGCATTATTTTAGATGGTAAAATAAATCATCATAATCTTAAAATAGCAGGCTATGATGAAAAATGGATATATAAGAAGCTACAAGAAAATGAAATAGAAGATCCAAATGATGTACTTGTAGCCATAATTGATTCTACTAGAAAATTATATATACAAAAAAGGGGTGAAGAAGATGAAGGTAAACATTAAAACAATTTTAGGCTTACTCGCTGCAACCTTACTTTTATTTATCGGAACCCTTTGGATGGGAAATTATCTTAATAAAAGCTCGAGCTCTATGCTTGAAAAAGTTAAAAAAATTGAGCTTAACCTTCTGCAAAATGATCTTAAATCAGCAGTAAAAAATGCAGAAGAGCTTAACGAGGAATGGAAAGAACTCGAAGATAAATGGAACCTTCTAACAAACCACCATGAGATTGATAATATAACAACCTCCTTAAAGAATACAATCGAATTTATAAAGTTTAATGATATTCCAAATTCTATGGCAAATCTAGAATCTCTAAGACATTATATTGAACATATTCCTGAAATGGAGAAGCCTAATTCAAGAAATATCCTTTAAAGTTATAATTATCTAATCTATTGAATTTTAAATTATATATGTTAAAATAAAATATAAATAATCGATATATGTGTTACACTATTTCCTAAGGAGGACTATAATTATGCCACTTATTACATCAAGTGAAATGTTCAAAAATGCCTATAAAGGTGGATATGCTGTTGGAGCATTTAACGTAAATAATATGGAAATTATTCAAGGTATCATTGAAGCTGCCAAGGAAGAAAAATCACCTTTAATACTTCAGGTTTCAGCTGGTGCTAGAAAATATGCTAATCCAATTTATCTTAGAAAACTTGTAGAAGCTGCTGTAGAGGACTCTGATCTTCCTATATGCCTTCACCTTGATCACGGTGAAGACTTCGAAATATGCAAAGCATGTATAGATAATGGATTTACATCAGTTATGATAGACGGTTCTAAGCATCCATTTGAAGAAAATATTAGACTAACTAAGGAAGTTGTTGAATATGCTCATGCAAGGGGCGTAGTAGTTGAAGCTGAACTAGGTAGGCTAGCTGGAGTTGAAGATGCTGTATCTGTATCAGCTAAGGATGCAACTTATACTGATCCAGCTCAAGCAGTTGAGTTCGTAGAAAGAACAGGTGTTGATTCACTAGCAATTGCTATTGGAACAAGTCATGGAGCATATAAGTTCAAAGGTGAACCATCATTAGATTTTGAAAGACTTCAAGAAATCTCAAGTAGACTTGAAGGATTCCCACTTGTTCTTCATGGAGCATCAAGTGTTATGCCTGAATTTGTTGCTAAATGTAATGAATTTGGTGGAGAACTTCCTGGTGCTAAGGGAGTTCCTGAGGATATGCTTAGACGTGCTGCTTCAATGGGAGTTTGTAAAATAAATATTGATACTGACCTAAGACTTGCTATGACAGCTACTATAAGAGAATACCTAACAAAGAATCCTGCTGAATTTGATCCTAGAAAATACCTAGGGCCAGCAAGAGATGCAATTAAGGGTATTGTTTCACATAAAATTAAAAATGTACTTGGTTCAAGTAATACACTATAAAAAAGGAACTGGCAAAAGCCAGTTCTTTTTTTATAGTGTGTTACTAACTGTGACTTTATTCTTTCCTTCTTTTTTAGATAGATATAGCATATTATCTGCTTTTTTAATAAATTTTTCAAACTCTGAGTTTATTTCTTCCAATGATATTTCTGAAATACACACCCCAACACTTATAGTTACCATAAATCCACATGGACAACTTTTCTCACATACCCTACGTATATTTTCAGCTATGCTTGAAGCATCTTTATATTCTTTATCTATGACTACTAAGAACTCTTCGCCCCCAA containing:
- a CDS encoding SMI1/KNR4 family protein — protein: MNRFRFEKFEMKYGYFLPDDFKKFMAKFGGDCHFGSCNFDYVDNIINNLVRVYGKMDFHLFPFGSIGNGDYYCFYRYGENKDDYFVGIWLHETKNFIILCKTFKAFIYRCILDDYFSTIVSSDELGFEESVRLSKESIERCNILCSEYNFDMEKVKTIKNQIDYHRLMIEFDPKALQSLCYLGKHLINSNMEEAKEYLTRAKNICSFYTAPYYILGKHYLGKGINEGKTEILKGIKTSLILTGYSYWEEDYMDIPQDVHRNLAFYLSERDISFDNFIENALVMGRDPYSLILRLELAERLKKEGKYNEALREYANAIYCCDDNIICKDILREALNCTKEGGIMYLSKLIEQDIKLMK
- a CDS encoding DUF421 domain-containing protein, which codes for MVIFFRAVILYVFVIISMRIMGKRQIGELQPYELVTAIMLSELAALPMQDIGIPLIHGIIPIITLIILEVLCSYLTLKFQPLRKVMCGVPSIIIKEGKIIESELRKQRFNLDDLMEELRLMGYIDLADIEYAIMETSGKLSIVPVYSKTPVTKEDLKLVGDDPTLPISIILDGKINHHNLKIAGYDEKWIYKKLQENEIEDPNDVLVAIIDSTRKLYIQKRGEEDEGKH
- a CDS encoding nucleoside kinase, whose amino-acid sequence is MDLKKAYISGGEVIEFEAGDSIIDILKCEKDIKEPLIAIVDGEEVVDLSKRMHCDANIKPIGMERSLGAKAYLRTLTFVLIKAVKNIYPKSRVILKHSLNKGLYGEIENIGEITDEKIEEIKSKMFEIINRDIEIEKIRVKKGEAEKIFKEYGMKDKLRLLSHLDLSYISLYKCGSFYDYFYGTMLSSTGYLTLYDLFKYGKGFILMSPKQKTDYKLPKFVDVPKLAKVFDETQAIANILDVADVGALNDKVDSGEIKDLILVSEALHEKKIGSIADKICENKDKIKLVAIAGPSSSGKTTFSKRLSIQLRLLGFDPYTISLDDYFVDREHTPRDEDGQYDFESIGALDVKLFNEHLSILLDGGEISLPKFDFLTGNRIDSGKRFRLKEDTIIVIEGIHGLNEVLTESVPRDNKFKIYISALTQLNIDDHNRMPTTDVRLLRRIVRDHETRGRNAETTILGWSSVRRGEEKNIFPYQEEADAMFNSTVIYEMSILRKYVQPLLEAIPKENPAYIEAKRLLDVISYFKVAPEANIPPNSIIKEFIGGGCFEH
- a CDS encoding DUF4363 family protein, which encodes MKVNIKTILGLLAATLLLFIGTLWMGNYLNKSSSSMLEKVKKIELNLLQNDLKSAVKNAEELNEEWKELEDKWNLLTNHHEIDNITTSLKNTIEFIKFNDIPNSMANLESLRHYIEHIPEMEKPNSRNIL
- the fba gene encoding class II fructose-1,6-bisphosphate aldolase; amino-acid sequence: MPLITSSEMFKNAYKGGYAVGAFNVNNMEIIQGIIEAAKEEKSPLILQVSAGARKYANPIYLRKLVEAAVEDSDLPICLHLDHGEDFEICKACIDNGFTSVMIDGSKHPFEENIRLTKEVVEYAHARGVVVEAELGRLAGVEDAVSVSAKDATYTDPAQAVEFVERTGVDSLAIAIGTSHGAYKFKGEPSLDFERLQEISSRLEGFPLVLHGASSVMPEFVAKCNEFGGELPGAKGVPEDMLRRAASMGVCKINIDTDLRLAMTATIREYLTKNPAEFDPRKYLGPARDAIKGIVSHKIKNVLGSSNTL
- a CDS encoding nucleoside kinase, translated to MEFKKACLPGGDIREFEEGASIFEILGCKKDIDEPFIAILDGEEVEDLSKKIHYDVNIKPLRMKDDLGASAYLRTLIFVFVKAVKNLYPDAKVILKNSFSRGLYGEIENIEGISEEKVKSIKEKMNEIIESDLEIEKIKFKKSEAVKIFEDNGMEDKLQGLKYIDLPYISLYKCGEFYDYFYGVMLISTGYLKIYDLFKNGEGFILMSPRKGSNFTLPEFKDSPNLVKIFEETQRVSDIVGVSNIGDLNDKVISKGINDIILVSESLHEKKIGLIADKIFSCKEKIKLVMVAGPSSSGKTTFSKRLSIQLRLLGLKPYIISLEDYSIDRRYIPVDEEGKYNFEAIEAYDIELLNEHIKSLLDGEEVNIPRFDFIKGSRVEEDRKYKMKDNTILIVEGMHALNKVLVESVQRENKFKIYVSALTQLNIDNHNIIEPKDVRRCRRLIKDNKVKGVNPEEVLSIWSNVDKVETESVFPYQEEADAMFNSTVMYEMSILRKYVEPLLESVSKESPSYIEARRLLDIILCFKEAEEKFIPQNSIIKEFIGKSCFED